A portion of the Corynebacterium jeikeium genome contains these proteins:
- a CDS encoding 16S rRNA (uracil(1498)-N(3))-methyltransferase, with product MSLPVFLGEFTELPRPEEIIRILGSEAKHISVRRLKEGAEILLANGADKVVRAQLMHVDPREVHVRVVAAEERPRPRPHVTVVQALPKSDRAELAVDLMTEAGVDEIIPWAAVNCVARWQGTAKVTKARAKWQSAAREAAKQARRAWIPPVADLHSSADIEQLIQETTSAGGVAAVLHEEETAPFVDFAAQAANADKVLFIVGPEGGVSPGELEAFRAAGASSVVLGPTVLRSALAGAAALCALGPLTKRWGGAPTPGQ from the coding sequence ATGAGTTTGCCCGTATTCCTCGGTGAGTTCACCGAGCTGCCGCGCCCGGAAGAAATCATTCGAATCCTCGGGTCGGAGGCAAAGCACATCAGCGTTCGCAGGCTGAAGGAGGGCGCGGAGATTCTTCTTGCCAATGGTGCGGACAAGGTGGTGCGGGCACAGCTCATGCACGTAGATCCGCGTGAGGTCCACGTTCGCGTAGTTGCCGCCGAGGAACGTCCACGTCCGCGCCCGCACGTCACTGTGGTGCAGGCACTGCCGAAGTCGGATCGTGCTGAGCTTGCGGTCGATTTGATGACCGAGGCTGGGGTCGATGAGATTATCCCCTGGGCGGCCGTGAATTGTGTGGCCCGATGGCAGGGTACCGCGAAGGTCACTAAGGCCCGCGCCAAGTGGCAGTCGGCTGCGCGCGAGGCAGCCAAGCAGGCTCGTCGTGCATGGATTCCGCCGGTCGCTGACCTGCATAGCTCCGCTGATATTGAGCAACTCATCCAGGAAACCACGTCAGCAGGTGGTGTGGCAGCAGTTTTGCACGAGGAGGAAACAGCTCCGTTCGTGGACTTCGCCGCGCAGGCAGCAAACGCTGACAAGGTTCTTTTCATCGTCGGCCCAGAAGGGGGAGTCAGCCCTGGGGAACTCGAGGCCTTCCGCGCCGCAGGTGCTAGCTCGGTAGTACTCGGCCCGACAGTTCTCCGCAGCGCCCTCGCGGGAGCTGCTGCTCTTTGCGCACTGGGCCCGTTGACAAAGCGCTGGGGCGGCGCACCCACGCCTGGTCAGTAG
- a CDS encoding transcriptional repressor, whose protein sequence is MAGEDMHEVSSGENPRGTGSPASTGAHASARPAATRIGQRSTRQRRAVVSIMSEAPNFRSAADIHKSLTERGDKVGLTTVYRTLQSLAEMDIVDVLHNASGEALYRLCGDHHHHHLVCTDCGSTVEVAGGPVEQWAHSLAEEHGFNLTGHTAEVFGLCRDCQKK, encoded by the coding sequence ATGGCTGGCGAAGATATGCACGAAGTTAGTTCTGGCGAAAACCCACGTGGTACGGGCTCCCCCGCTAGCACCGGGGCACACGCCTCCGCGCGGCCGGCCGCAACCCGCATCGGCCAGCGCAGTACTCGCCAACGCCGCGCCGTCGTGTCGATTATGAGTGAGGCCCCTAATTTTCGCTCCGCTGCTGACATTCATAAGTCGCTGACGGAACGTGGGGACAAGGTCGGCTTGACGACGGTCTATCGGACGCTCCAGTCCCTTGCAGAAATGGACATTGTCGATGTTCTGCACAATGCCTCCGGAGAGGCTCTCTACCGGCTGTGCGGTGACCACCACCATCATCACCTGGTCTGCACCGATTGCGGCAGCACCGTTGAAGTCGCCGGCGGCCCTGTCGAGCAGTGGGCTCACAGCCTTGCGGAGGAGCACGGTTTTAATCTGACCGGGCACACTGCTGAGGTCTTCGGCCTGTGCAGGGACTGCCAGAAGAAGTAG
- a CDS encoding isoprenyl transferase: MGSVLNPPVPQQFVPNHIALVMDGNGRWAEQRGLKRTEGHKRGEAVLMECVDACLEMGVKHLSAYAFSTENWRRSVDEVRFLMGFNRDVLRRRRDELDSKNVRVRWAGRRPRLWRSVIKELEIAEEQTKDNDALTLYMCVNYGGRAEIVDAAREIARQAAAGELSEYDLTEKSFAQFLDEPTMPDVDLFLRPSGEQRTSNFLIWQSAYAEMVYQDKLFPDFGRDDMRAAVVEYAKRDRRFGKA, from the coding sequence ATAGGAAGCGTGTTGAATCCTCCTGTACCGCAGCAATTCGTGCCCAATCACATCGCGCTCGTGATGGACGGCAATGGTAGATGGGCCGAACAGCGTGGGCTCAAACGCACCGAGGGGCACAAGCGTGGTGAGGCCGTGCTGATGGAGTGCGTCGATGCTTGTTTGGAGATGGGCGTCAAGCACCTGTCGGCTTACGCATTTTCCACTGAGAATTGGCGCCGTTCGGTCGATGAGGTCCGATTCCTTATGGGCTTTAATCGCGATGTGCTGCGCCGACGTCGTGATGAGTTGGATTCGAAGAACGTTCGCGTGCGTTGGGCAGGGCGTCGCCCGCGACTGTGGCGCTCGGTTATTAAGGAACTTGAGATTGCCGAGGAGCAGACGAAGGACAATGACGCGCTAACTCTGTATATGTGCGTCAACTACGGTGGTCGCGCTGAAATTGTTGATGCTGCTAGAGAGATTGCTCGTCAGGCAGCAGCGGGGGAGCTCAGCGAATATGACTTGACCGAGAAGTCTTTCGCACAGTTCCTGGATGAGCCGACTATGCCGGATGTTGATCTGTTCCTGCGTCCATCGGGCGAGCAGCGCACGTCCAACTTCTTAATCTGGCAGTCCGCCTATGCGGAGATGGTCTATCAGGACAAGCTTTTCCCGGATTTCGGTCGGGATGACATGCGCGCCGCAGTGGTGGAGTACGCCAAGCGCGACCGTAGGTTCGGCAAGGCCTAG
- a CDS encoding PhoH family protein, with protein sequence MTKYSVTARTTAVVELDDNLAPIVVGHADQNLRLLESLLAADIHVRGGVVTIKGAPADVSLAVRAFKELEAMARRGHELSPESVRHAVGIVDRGEKSASEVLGGGIVTHRGKTVRPKTEGQKNYVDAIDRYNVVFGIGPAGTGKTFLAMAKAVAALKNKQVERIILTRPAVEAGENLGFLPGTLHEKIDPYLRPLHDAMREMLEPELIPKLMETGVVEVAPLAYMRGRTLNNAFIILDEAQNTTPAQMKMFLTRLGFGSKMVITGDASQVDLPRGQKSGLAVAREVLRSVPGIAFPALAAADVVRNPLVTAIVEAYDDYDAYNEGIEQGAESPQKRQSATKR encoded by the coding sequence ATGACAAAGTATTCAGTAACTGCTCGTACCACTGCCGTCGTCGAGCTCGATGACAATCTCGCGCCGATTGTGGTCGGTCATGCGGATCAGAACCTACGTCTGCTGGAATCTCTGCTGGCAGCGGATATTCATGTCCGCGGCGGAGTTGTGACAATCAAGGGTGCTCCGGCGGATGTTTCGTTGGCTGTCCGCGCGTTCAAGGAGCTAGAGGCAATGGCCCGTCGTGGGCACGAGCTCTCCCCGGAGTCGGTGCGGCACGCGGTGGGCATTGTGGATCGCGGGGAGAAGTCCGCCAGCGAGGTGCTCGGTGGCGGCATCGTGACACATCGTGGCAAGACCGTGCGTCCCAAGACCGAGGGACAAAAGAACTACGTCGATGCCATCGACCGCTATAACGTTGTTTTCGGTATCGGCCCAGCCGGTACGGGCAAGACCTTCTTGGCCATGGCCAAGGCGGTTGCTGCACTGAAGAATAAGCAGGTAGAACGCATTATTCTGACTCGCCCCGCAGTGGAGGCGGGTGAGAACCTGGGCTTCCTGCCGGGTACTCTGCACGAGAAGATTGACCCCTACCTGCGCCCATTGCACGATGCGATGCGCGAAATGCTTGAGCCAGAGCTGATTCCAAAGCTGATGGAAACTGGGGTAGTGGAGGTCGCACCGCTGGCGTACATGCGCGGTCGTACCTTGAACAATGCGTTCATCATTCTCGACGAAGCACAGAACACTACTCCGGCGCAGATGAAAATGTTCCTCACCCGCCTGGGCTTCGGTTCGAAGATGGTCATCACCGGTGACGCCAGCCAGGTCGACCTGCCTCGAGGGCAGAAGTCCGGTCTAGCTGTCGCCCGTGAGGTGCTGCGCAGTGTGCCGGGAATCGCTTTTCCGGCGCTGGCGGCTGCGGATGTGGTGCGCAACCCGCTGGTAACCGCAATTGTCGAGGCCTACGATGACTACGATGCCTATAACGAAGGTATTGAACAGGGCGCCGAGTCCCCACAAAAGCGACAGTCCGCCACAAAGCGATAA
- a CDS encoding TPM domain-containing protein yields the protein MFRPLYLAASGAFLGLSMPLITAALPAQPPVHAPASLLALAPSASLAHAEAPADVSGEVADLAGVLSGGDEARLKEQIQQLKTEKRLLFSVFYIKSFDGIQGEQWAQQAWEHLGAADNRGVLVVAVEDRNLGAFVGDSFPRNAEAINRAAQGQLLEDDNWAAAGEAAIAEAGGGSGSAGGWALGAGLGGAAVVGGATWAVGRRNKKKRDEEEIARGRNIDPKDVSSLDSLSTSSLDVLAHDEIVSTDESIRKARTELDLARAEFGTERIRSFDNALKHSQSTLERAFALRQQLDDGSVSDEIERRSVLLEIISTCGVADDQLDGEAANFQKLRQELMNAEATISKLTQRSVELRSRMPRAGEILDGLRARYEEQMLSSVTDNIDMATEHLNQADQSMSEARRIADLPAGEQGGLIDALSATDFALTQAESLLEAIEHADSDIHAAVAGLASLIAEVRGEIDEASHLMSAPQGANINRERLNAAIEAGREALGVAANKSEVDPLSSWTALTDADELLDEALDSARDKAASFARATATLQHSMQDADNHIRAAADLIATRRRVVGAEARTRLAEAQRAYGSAQGLANDDPRKALAYARRARKLAAEAADLARRDIRRYQDQRRGGGSNGSMVAGMVLGSMLSNNSGFGGSIGGFGGFGGGSSRPGGSGSTMGF from the coding sequence GTGTTTCGCCCCCTTTACCTTGCCGCATCGGGTGCTTTTCTCGGCCTGAGCATGCCGCTAATTACTGCCGCACTACCGGCACAGCCACCGGTTCACGCACCTGCTTCGCTGCTGGCACTCGCGCCGTCAGCATCCCTGGCGCACGCCGAGGCACCGGCGGATGTGTCGGGCGAGGTGGCTGATCTCGCAGGTGTGCTGAGCGGCGGCGATGAAGCTCGTCTGAAGGAGCAGATTCAGCAGCTCAAGACAGAGAAGCGACTCCTGTTCTCGGTGTTTTACATCAAGAGCTTCGACGGCATTCAGGGCGAACAGTGGGCGCAGCAGGCCTGGGAGCACCTCGGAGCTGCCGACAACCGCGGTGTCCTGGTCGTCGCCGTGGAAGACCGAAACCTCGGCGCTTTCGTCGGAGACTCCTTCCCCCGCAACGCGGAGGCCATCAACAGAGCAGCTCAAGGGCAGTTGTTAGAGGATGACAACTGGGCAGCTGCGGGTGAAGCTGCCATCGCCGAGGCAGGCGGTGGCAGCGGCTCCGCCGGTGGGTGGGCACTCGGCGCCGGCCTCGGTGGTGCCGCCGTTGTCGGTGGCGCCACCTGGGCCGTGGGCCGCCGCAATAAGAAGAAGCGCGATGAGGAGGAGATCGCTCGTGGCCGCAACATCGACCCCAAGGATGTCTCTTCGCTGGACTCGCTGAGCACCAGCTCGCTCGATGTTCTTGCGCACGATGAGATTGTCAGTACCGATGAGTCCATTCGCAAAGCCCGCACCGAGCTCGACCTCGCCCGCGCTGAGTTCGGCACCGAACGCATCCGCAGCTTCGACAACGCACTGAAGCACTCTCAGTCCACGCTCGAGCGTGCGTTTGCACTTCGCCAACAGCTTGACGACGGCTCCGTGTCCGACGAAATCGAGCGCCGCAGTGTCCTGCTGGAGATTATCTCCACCTGTGGTGTTGCGGATGACCAGCTCGACGGCGAGGCCGCAAACTTCCAGAAACTCCGCCAGGAGTTGATGAATGCTGAAGCGACGATTTCGAAGCTCACTCAGCGAAGTGTCGAGCTGCGTTCACGTATGCCGCGTGCCGGCGAAATTCTCGATGGTCTGCGCGCACGTTACGAAGAGCAGATGCTCAGCTCTGTGACCGACAATATCGACATGGCCACGGAGCACCTGAATCAGGCTGACCAGTCAATGTCTGAGGCCCGCCGCATCGCGGACCTACCTGCCGGTGAGCAAGGTGGTCTGATTGATGCGCTGTCGGCCACCGACTTTGCGCTCACACAGGCAGAGAGTCTTCTGGAGGCCATTGAACACGCCGATAGCGATATTCACGCTGCAGTCGCTGGACTGGCTTCCCTTATCGCCGAGGTCCGCGGTGAAATCGATGAGGCCTCGCACCTGATGTCGGCACCGCAAGGCGCCAACATCAACCGCGAGCGTCTCAATGCGGCCATCGAAGCAGGCCGTGAAGCACTCGGTGTGGCAGCCAATAAGTCCGAAGTGGATCCACTGAGTTCCTGGACCGCACTGACCGATGCCGATGAGCTACTCGACGAAGCCCTCGACTCCGCTCGAGACAAGGCCGCGTCGTTCGCCCGCGCTACCGCTACTTTGCAGCACAGCATGCAGGATGCCGACAATCACATTCGCGCCGCGGCTGACTTAATTGCTACCCGCCGCCGTGTGGTTGGCGCTGAGGCTCGCACTCGCCTCGCGGAGGCGCAGCGTGCTTACGGCTCTGCTCAGGGCTTGGCCAACGACGATCCGCGAAAGGCGTTGGCCTACGCACGTCGTGCGCGCAAGCTCGCGGCTGAGGCCGCTGACTTGGCCCGCCGTGACATCCGCCGCTACCAGGATCAGCGCCGCGGTGGCGGCAGCAACGGATCGATGGTCGCCGGCATGGTGCTGGGAAGCATGCTCAGCAACAACAGCGGCTTTGGTGGCAGCATCGGTGGCTTCGGCGGTTTCGGCGGAGGTTCGAGCCGACCAGGCGGCTCCGGCAGCACAATGGGCTTCTAG
- a CDS encoding glycine--tRNA ligase has product MAPKSVVDTVANLCKRRGFVYPCGEIYGGTRSAWDYGPLGVELKENIKRQWWKTFVTGRKDVVGLDSSIILPRQVWEASGHVATFTDPLVESLHTHKRYRADHLLEAYEAKHGHPPANGLADVPDPETGQPGNWTEPQMFSGLMKTFLGPVDNEQGLHYMRPETAQGIFVNFKNVMTTARLKPPFGIGQTGKAFRNEITPGNFIFRTREFEQMEIEYFVAPDQAEEKFDEWVDACWNWFIDLGVNPENMRQFDVPKDERAHYSARTIDFEYRFHFQGNEWGELMGVANRTDYDLGCHIEHSKEDLRYHDQVTGEKYVPYVIEPSFGLTRALMAFLCDAYTEEEVPNAKGGTDTRTVLKLDPRLSPVKVAVLPLSKKDTLTPTAEAVADKLRQYWAVDYDTSGAIGRRYRRQDEIGTPFCVTVDFDTLEDNAVTVRDRDTMEQERVKIDELEGYLAARLVGC; this is encoded by the coding sequence GTGGCACCTAAGTCAGTTGTCGATACCGTCGCCAACCTGTGTAAGCGCAGGGGGTTCGTTTACCCGTGTGGTGAAATTTACGGCGGTACCCGCTCGGCATGGGATTACGGTCCCCTGGGTGTGGAGCTGAAGGAAAACATCAAGCGCCAGTGGTGGAAGACCTTCGTCACCGGCCGTAAGGATGTCGTCGGCCTGGATTCCTCCATTATCCTGCCGCGCCAGGTCTGGGAAGCTTCCGGCCACGTCGCTACCTTCACCGACCCGCTGGTGGAGTCCCTGCACACCCACAAGCGCTACCGCGCTGACCACCTGCTGGAGGCCTACGAGGCCAAGCACGGTCACCCGCCGGCCAATGGTCTGGCAGACGTTCCGGACCCGGAGACCGGTCAGCCGGGCAACTGGACCGAGCCGCAGATGTTCTCCGGTCTGATGAAGACCTTCCTCGGCCCGGTCGACAATGAGCAGGGCCTGCACTACATGCGCCCGGAGACCGCTCAGGGTATCTTCGTCAACTTCAAGAACGTTATGACCACGGCTCGCCTGAAGCCACCGTTCGGTATCGGCCAGACCGGTAAGGCATTCCGCAACGAGATCACCCCGGGTAACTTCATCTTCCGTACCCGCGAGTTCGAACAGATGGAGATCGAGTACTTCGTCGCACCGGACCAGGCGGAAGAGAAGTTCGATGAGTGGGTCGACGCCTGCTGGAACTGGTTCATTGACCTGGGCGTTAACCCGGAGAACATGCGTCAGTTCGACGTTCCGAAGGACGAGCGCGCTCACTACTCTGCACGCACAATCGACTTCGAGTACCGTTTCCACTTCCAGGGAAACGAGTGGGGCGAGCTGATGGGTGTCGCCAACCGTACGGACTACGACCTCGGCTGCCACATCGAGCACTCCAAGGAAGACCTGCGTTACCACGACCAGGTTACCGGCGAAAAGTACGTTCCGTACGTCATTGAGCCGTCCTTCGGTCTGACCCGCGCCCTGATGGCCTTCCTGTGTGATGCCTACACCGAGGAAGAGGTGCCGAACGCAAAGGGCGGCACCGACACCCGTACTGTGCTGAAGCTGGACCCGCGTCTGTCGCCGGTTAAGGTTGCTGTTTTGCCGCTGTCGAAGAAGGACACCCTGACTCCGACTGCTGAGGCTGTCGCCGACAAGCTGCGCCAGTACTGGGCCGTCGATTACGACACCTCCGGTGCTATCGGCCGTCGTTACCGTCGCCAGGATGAGATCGGTACTCCGTTCTGTGTCACCGTTGACTTCGATACTCTCGAGGACAACGCTGTGACCGTCCGTGACCGCGACACCATGGAGCAGGAGCGCGTCAAGATTGACGAGCTGGAAGGCTACCTCGCAGCTCGCCTGGTGGGCTGCTAA
- the recO gene encoding DNA repair protein RecO: MVEPYRDRALVVRRYDLGEADRIIVLFTRDHGLVRGVAKGVRRAKSRFGSRLSPFVDVDVNIYPRRGLSTIAGADTVRTWAAPLVDDYARYTCACAVLDVAERIVGEEQVPAPELWDLTTQSLDDVAAGRHRPDLLLTSYILRAMAQAGWQPSLFECAGCGKAGPHHAFSPALGGAVCTNCRPPGADTPPTEVLHLMWQLAHEQWAGIDTSSSDFEGRIATARTLTAKYLQYYLGRRVPALEHVDAFWQ, translated from the coding sequence TTGGTCGAGCCGTATCGCGACCGTGCGCTGGTCGTACGCCGCTACGACCTCGGCGAAGCCGACCGCATCATCGTCCTTTTCACCCGCGACCACGGCTTAGTCCGCGGTGTCGCCAAAGGCGTGCGGCGCGCGAAGAGCCGCTTCGGCTCGCGCCTCTCACCATTCGTCGACGTGGATGTCAACATCTACCCACGCCGAGGACTGTCCACTATCGCAGGCGCAGATACCGTGCGCACGTGGGCAGCACCGCTTGTCGACGACTATGCGCGCTACACCTGTGCGTGTGCAGTCCTGGACGTCGCCGAACGCATTGTCGGCGAGGAGCAAGTGCCGGCTCCCGAATTGTGGGATCTCACCACTCAATCGCTCGACGACGTTGCGGCCGGTCGCCATCGCCCCGATTTGTTGCTGACCTCCTACATTCTGCGAGCAATGGCGCAGGCCGGTTGGCAGCCAAGCCTCTTTGAATGCGCAGGCTGCGGCAAAGCCGGCCCTCACCACGCGTTTTCTCCCGCACTGGGCGGAGCAGTGTGCACCAACTGCAGGCCACCGGGTGCAGATACTCCGCCGACCGAGGTTCTGCATCTGATGTGGCAGCTTGCTCATGAGCAATGGGCGGGCATCGATACGTCGTCAAGCGATTTTGAGGGGCGGATTGCGACGGCGCGTACCCTAACGGCGAAGTACCTGCAGTACTACCTGGGCCGCCGGGTGCCGGCGCTGGAACATGTGGATGCTTTTTGGCAGTAA
- the ybeY gene encoding rRNA maturation RNase YbeY — protein sequence MSIEVFNESGQGVNEESLIDVARYALGRLDVHPAAELSIHIVDLKTIEDLHVRWLDLPGPTDVMSFPMDELTPGSGRPDAASPGPAMLGDIVLCPEFAAGQAERAGHPLSHELVLLTVHGVLHLLGYDHVTAEEERQMFSLQNGLLADWYDDIDRRGVSFSEKPINPNAFPERSNER from the coding sequence ATGAGCATTGAAGTTTTCAACGAGTCCGGTCAGGGCGTCAATGAAGAGTCGCTTATCGACGTTGCCCGTTATGCGCTGGGCCGCCTGGACGTGCATCCGGCAGCTGAGCTGAGCATTCACATTGTCGACTTGAAGACGATCGAAGACCTCCATGTGCGCTGGCTGGATCTGCCGGGGCCGACTGATGTGATGAGCTTCCCGATGGATGAGCTCACTCCTGGCTCTGGCCGACCAGATGCAGCTAGCCCAGGGCCTGCGATGCTGGGCGACATTGTGTTGTGCCCGGAGTTTGCCGCGGGGCAGGCGGAGCGTGCAGGCCATCCGCTGAGCCACGAGTTGGTACTGCTCACCGTGCACGGCGTACTGCACCTGTTGGGTTATGACCATGTCACGGCGGAGGAAGAGCGCCAGATGTTCTCCCTGCAGAATGGCCTGTTGGCGGATTGGTACGACGACATCGATCGTCGTGGCGTGAGCTTTTCCGAAAAACCAATTAACCCCAATGCGTTCCCGGAGCGTTCTAACGAGCGATGA
- a CDS encoding HlyC/CorC family transporter has product MITLIIVAVVAMICAGGLNTVETAVAGISRARVAELQRDEVAGANALLKVVENRARHVNVLVILRTLCESIGAVTLAAVCLKLFEPERWAIVAAVVLLALFTFLVLGVFSRTMGRKNPYSISLATAVVLSFMAKVLGPLEKLLIWFGNIITPGGGFRDGPFATEVELREMVDIAQERGIVEHDERRMIQSVFDLAETSARVVMVPRPEMVWIEADKHCGQAVALCVKSGHSRLPVIGESVEDIVGVIYLKDIVQQTYSRTDGGRGVRVSEVMRDCVFVPDSKPLDDLLDEMQRTRNHIAILIDEYGSVAGLISIEDILEEIVGEIADEYDEAEQAPIEPLGDASYRVQARLSLGELIELYDEAHGRQLVFDDEVTDEVDTVSGLLAYELGRVPLPGSYVEYAGLKFTAEGSRDRRGRMRVRTVVVEPTAEFYSEEEDTDGQS; this is encoded by the coding sequence ATGATCACTTTGATAATTGTCGCCGTTGTGGCGATGATCTGCGCTGGCGGACTTAACACAGTCGAAACTGCGGTCGCAGGCATTTCCCGTGCGCGCGTGGCAGAGCTGCAGCGTGACGAGGTCGCAGGTGCTAATGCGCTTCTCAAGGTCGTAGAAAATCGCGCTCGGCACGTCAATGTGCTGGTGATTTTGCGTACGCTGTGCGAGTCAATCGGTGCAGTGACGCTTGCGGCAGTTTGTCTTAAGCTTTTCGAGCCGGAGCGCTGGGCCATTGTGGCTGCAGTGGTGTTGTTGGCTCTGTTCACCTTCCTGGTCCTCGGGGTGTTTTCCCGCACGATGGGTCGGAAGAATCCGTACTCGATTTCCCTCGCCACCGCGGTCGTTCTGAGTTTTATGGCCAAGGTGTTGGGGCCACTGGAAAAGTTGCTGATTTGGTTCGGCAACATCATCACCCCTGGTGGTGGCTTCCGCGATGGCCCGTTCGCCACTGAAGTCGAGTTGCGCGAGATGGTCGATATCGCCCAGGAGCGCGGCATTGTGGAGCACGATGAGCGCCGCATGATTCAGTCTGTGTTCGATCTCGCGGAAACGTCGGCACGCGTTGTTATGGTTCCGCGCCCAGAGATGGTGTGGATTGAGGCGGATAAGCACTGTGGTCAGGCAGTGGCCCTATGCGTGAAGTCGGGTCACTCGCGACTGCCGGTGATTGGCGAGAGCGTTGAGGACATCGTCGGCGTCATTTACTTGAAGGACATTGTCCAGCAGACGTACTCGCGTACTGATGGCGGTCGCGGTGTTCGCGTCTCCGAGGTCATGCGTGACTGCGTTTTTGTGCCCGATTCCAAGCCACTGGATGACCTGCTCGATGAAATGCAGCGCACCCGCAATCACATCGCCATTCTCATCGACGAATATGGATCGGTCGCCGGTCTTATCTCTATTGAGGACATCCTCGAGGAGATTGTCGGTGAGATTGCCGACGAATACGACGAGGCCGAGCAGGCCCCCATCGAACCACTGGGGGATGCCTCCTACCGCGTGCAGGCGCGCCTCAGCTTGGGCGAGCTCATAGAGCTTTACGACGAAGCCCACGGGCGCCAACTCGTCTTCGATGACGAGGTCACCGATGAGGTGGATACGGTCTCCGGTCTGTTGGCATATGAGCTTGGACGTGTGCCACTGCCCGGTTCGTACGTAGAATATGCAGGACTGAAGTTTACCGCCGAGGGCTCGCGTGACCGTCGTGGTCGTATGCGGGTACGCACTGTGGTGGTGGAGCCGACTGCGGAGTTTTACTCCGAGGAAGAAGATACTGATGGGCAATCTTGA
- a CDS encoding GTPase Era: MGNLDDMLANAGLGGDADDYSAPEGFRSGFVSIVGRPNTGKSTLTNSLVGEKIAITANQPETTRHPVRGVVHRENCQIVVVDTPGLHKPRTLLGERLNDMVQETYSDVDLVAMVVPADEKIGPGDRWIYENVSKGCKNIMGIVSKVDKVSRDTIIERLIELQELLGPDAELVPLSSKSGENINTLIDVMASQLPEGPRLYPKGHITDEDLHTRMAELIREAALGGLRDELPHSVAVQIDEVLPNQDREGVLDVHAVIYVERSGQKSILMGRDGRRMGTTIHKARKELIALLGQNVYLDLRVKVLKDWQSDPKQLGKLGF, from the coding sequence ATGGGCAATCTTGATGACATGCTGGCCAATGCTGGACTTGGCGGAGATGCTGATGATTACAGTGCGCCGGAGGGCTTTCGCTCTGGGTTCGTCTCTATCGTGGGGCGTCCGAATACCGGTAAGTCGACGCTGACCAATTCCCTGGTGGGCGAGAAGATCGCTATTACCGCTAACCAGCCGGAAACCACGCGTCATCCAGTCCGAGGTGTAGTCCACCGCGAGAACTGTCAGATTGTTGTCGTGGATACGCCAGGTCTGCACAAGCCACGCACGCTGCTCGGTGAGCGCCTGAATGACATGGTTCAGGAGACCTACTCCGATGTGGACTTGGTCGCGATGGTCGTGCCTGCCGACGAGAAAATTGGCCCCGGTGACCGCTGGATTTACGAGAACGTCTCCAAAGGTTGCAAGAACATCATGGGCATTGTGTCCAAGGTGGATAAGGTCTCGCGCGACACCATTATTGAGCGCCTGATCGAGCTGCAGGAGTTGCTCGGTCCGGATGCCGAGCTGGTGCCACTGTCGTCGAAGTCCGGCGAGAACATCAACACGCTGATTGATGTCATGGCTTCCCAGTTGCCGGAGGGACCGCGCCTGTACCCGAAGGGGCACATCACCGATGAGGATCTGCACACCCGGATGGCAGAGCTCATCCGCGAGGCGGCCCTCGGCGGTCTGCGCGATGAGTTGCCGCATTCCGTGGCAGTCCAGATTGATGAGGTGCTGCCAAACCAGGACCGCGAAGGCGTCCTGGATGTCCACGCCGTTATCTATGTCGAGCGTTCGGGGCAGAAGTCCATCCTCATGGGGCGCGACGGTCGACGCATGGGCACCACCATTCATAAGGCTCGTAAGGAACTCATTGCGCTGCTCGGTCAGAATGTTTACCTTGACCTGCGGGTGAAGGTATTGAAGGACTGGCAGTCGGACCCGAAGCAGCTGGGCAAGTTGGGATTCTAA